In Deltaproteobacteria bacterium, a single window of DNA contains:
- a CDS encoding 2'-deoxycytidine 5'-triphosphate deaminase — protein sequence MNSNIATLLPELEKELKEISASGVFPSQKIEALIKAGCISAKAPISNDQIQPASIDLRLGAVAYRVRASFLPGEKTTVESKVDDLVMHTIDLTKPSVLEKGCVYIVPLMEELHLPSAISGKANPKSTTGRLDVFTRLIVDYGTEFDRVSPGYKGKLYVEIVPRTFSILVKEGMKLNQLRFVCGDAGDESDAKLNKLDKKEKLVYSEDDMPQQAKISQGLRISIDLQGKDESEIIGYRAKSHTPLVNLEKIDYYDPMEFWEPLYRPKKSSIVLNPNDFYILMSKEKVRVPPDFAAEMVAYDPAVGEFRIHYAGFFDPGFGYGNDDIKGTRAVLEVRSHEVPFILEDGQIVGRLIYERLLASPQKIYGKNIGSSYQSQGLSLSKQFKRFSQ from the coding sequence ATGAACAGCAACATTGCCACATTGCTTCCTGAATTAGAAAAAGAGTTGAAGGAGATTTCTGCATCAGGGGTTTTTCCTTCCCAAAAGATTGAAGCCTTGATTAAGGCAGGGTGCATCTCTGCCAAAGCGCCCATTTCAAACGACCAGATTCAACCTGCCAGCATAGACCTGAGACTGGGAGCAGTTGCCTATCGGGTAAGGGCGAGTTTTCTGCCGGGAGAAAAAACAACTGTAGAATCAAAAGTGGATGACTTAGTAATGCATACAATTGACCTTACCAAACCCTCTGTCCTTGAAAAAGGATGCGTCTATATCGTGCCTTTGATGGAGGAACTGCACCTTCCCAGCGCAATTTCCGGCAAGGCAAATCCTAAAAGCACTACTGGTAGATTAGATGTATTCACAAGACTTATTGTTGACTATGGAACAGAATTTGACAGGGTTTCGCCGGGTTACAAGGGTAAGTTATATGTTGAAATTGTGCCAAGGACATTCAGCATTCTTGTTAAAGAGGGGATGAAACTGAACCAATTGCGTTTTGTATGCGGCGATGCAGGCGATGAAAGCGATGCTAAACTGAACAAACTGGATAAAAAAGAAAAACTGGTTTATTCGGAAGATGACATGCCTCAGCAGGCAAAGATTTCTCAAGGCTTAAGAATATCCATAGACTTGCAAGGGAAAGATGAATCTGAAATCATCGGGTATAGGGCAAAGAGCCATACCCCCCTTGTCAATCTGGAAAAGATAGATTATTACGACCCTATGGAATTCTGGGAGCCGCTCTACAGGCCGAAAAAATCCTCCATAGTTTTAAACCCGAATGATTTTTATATCCTGATGTCAAAAGAAAAAGTCCGCGTCCCGCCTGACTTTGCAGCAGAAATGGTTGCCTATGACCCGGCAGTCGGTGAATTTCGCATCCACTATGCAGGTTTTTTTGACCCGGGCTTTGGGTATGGCAATGACGACATTAAAGGGACGCGTGCTGTGCTTGAGGTTCGTTCCCACGAAGTGCCATTTATTCTGGAAGACGGACAGATAGTCGGCAGATTGATTTACGAAAGACTGCTGGCATCGCCGCAGAAGATTTATGGAAAAAATATAGGCTCGTCCTATCAGTCACAGGGTTTGTCGCTTAGCAAACAATTTAAAAGGTTCTCCCAATAA
- a CDS encoding vitamin B12-dependent ribonucleotide reductase, with amino-acid sequence MQSNIIIEGQRGEKHAFHGQSRTHLNTSLLNLTENAIRVLEKRYLKKDALGKAVESPEDMFIRVANNIAQADILYDKDVDINRIKEEFLGIMASLEFLPNSPTLMNAGRELQQLSACFVLPVDDSMESIFEAVKHTALIHKSGGGTGFSFSRLRPSGDMVGSTSGISSGPISFMTVFDSATEAIKQGGTRRGANMGILRIDHPDIMHFITCKEDNDKLNNFNISVAITERFMKAAFDGEDYELINPRDKRIMGRLNAKEVFNKVVSMAWKNGDPGIIFIDRINRDNPTPHIGEIESTNPCGEQPLLPYESCNLGSINLAKMARKIVRSQESGVGSKDSELYEMDWDKLEYVTKKAVHFLDNVIDMNKYPIPEIEKMTKGNRKIGLGVMGFADMLIKLGIPYNSHEAIDTAEKVMSFIQEKGRETSCELAEKRGVFPNYKGSIYDGKLKVRNATVTTIAPTGTISIIAGCSSGIEPVFALAFTRNVLDGAQLVDVNPLFEETAKAGGFFSTELMKKVASTGSVHDIKGIPDGIRDVFVTSHDITPEWHIRMQAAFQKYTDNAVSKTVNFSNDATVEDVAEVYKLAYKLNCKGVTVYRDGSRDIQVLNKGKSSESKSLGVKELNSTTPQLHNSLTPKPRGDVTFGATRKMKTGCGNLYVTVNEDEEGRPFEIFTQIGKAGGCAASQCEAIGRMASLALRSGIQPEEVAKQMHGISCHVPQGYGNGKILSCSDAVAKALDWYINYKIQSSKFKVQSEEIEKKFFNSKLRTHNSELGFRGACPDCGAQMQYEEGCAKCSCGYSDCG; translated from the coding sequence ATGCAAAGCAATATCATTATAGAAGGGCAAAGGGGTGAAAAGCATGCTTTTCACGGGCAGAGTAGAACACATCTTAATACATCACTTCTTAATCTTACAGAAAATGCCATCCGTGTTCTTGAAAAAAGGTATCTAAAAAAAGATGCCTTGGGCAAGGCAGTAGAATCTCCGGAAGATATGTTTATCCGTGTGGCAAACAATATTGCACAGGCTGATATACTGTATGACAAAGACGTTGATATTAATAGAATCAAAGAGGAGTTTCTCGGCATTATGGCATCACTTGAGTTTTTGCCCAACTCACCTACGCTTATGAACGCAGGCAGAGAACTCCAGCAATTATCGGCATGTTTCGTCCTTCCTGTTGATGATTCTATGGAGAGTATATTTGAGGCTGTCAAGCACACTGCTCTGATTCACAAGAGCGGCGGCGGCACAGGGTTTTCATTCTCAAGACTCAGACCATCAGGAGATATGGTTGGTTCAACATCAGGGATATCAAGCGGCCCAATATCATTTATGACAGTATTTGACAGCGCTACAGAGGCAATAAAACAGGGCGGCACAAGGAGAGGCGCAAATATGGGCATCCTCCGTATTGACCACCCTGACATCATGCATTTTATTACATGCAAAGAGGATAATGACAAGTTGAATAACTTCAATATATCTGTTGCTATAACAGAGCGGTTTATGAAGGCGGCATTTGACGGGGAGGACTATGAACTCATAAATCCCCGTGACAAAAGGATTATGGGCAGATTGAATGCAAAAGAGGTGTTTAACAAGGTTGTATCAATGGCATGGAAAAACGGGGACCCCGGCATAATCTTTATTGATAGAATCAACAGGGACAACCCTACGCCACATATCGGTGAGATAGAGTCAACGAATCCATGCGGTGAGCAGCCGCTGCTTCCCTATGAGTCCTGCAATCTTGGAAGTATAAATCTGGCAAAGATGGCAAGAAAGATAGTCAGGAGTCAGGAGTCAGGAGTCGGGAGTAAAGACTCCGAACTATACGAAATGGATTGGGACAAACTGGAGTATGTTACAAAAAAGGCGGTTCATTTTCTTGACAATGTGATAGATATGAACAAATACCCTATCCCTGAGATTGAGAAGATGACAAAGGGTAACAGAAAGATAGGGCTTGGCGTAATGGGTTTCGCAGACATGCTTATAAAACTTGGCATACCCTACAATTCACATGAGGCAATAGATACTGCTGAAAAGGTCATGTCATTCATACAGGAAAAGGGGAGAGAGACATCCTGTGAACTTGCAGAAAAGAGGGGGGTATTCCCTAATTACAAAGGCTCTATTTATGATGGTAAACTAAAGGTAAGAAATGCCACAGTTACAACCATTGCGCCCACAGGCACAATATCAATTATCGCAGGATGTTCTTCAGGTATAGAGCCTGTGTTTGCATTGGCATTCACAAGGAATGTCCTTGATGGTGCTCAGCTTGTGGATGTAAACCCGCTCTTTGAAGAAACTGCAAAGGCAGGGGGTTTTTTTAGTACGGAATTGATGAAGAAGGTTGCTTCTACAGGCAGTGTCCATGACATCAAAGGTATACCTGATGGTATAAGGGATGTATTTGTAACATCCCATGATATTACACCTGAGTGGCATATAAGAATGCAGGCCGCATTCCAGAAGTATACTGACAATGCTGTTTCAAAGACAGTTAATTTTTCAAATGACGCGACAGTTGAGGATGTGGCAGAGGTCTATAAACTTGCATATAAACTAAACTGCAAGGGTGTAACGGTTTACAGGGACGGTTCAAGGGATATTCAGGTGTTGAATAAAGGCAAGAGTTCAGAGTCTAAGAGTTTAGGAGTTAAGGAGTTAAATTCCACAACTCCACAACTCCATAACTCTCTAACTCCAAAACCTAGAGGTGATGTTACATTCGGTGCAACAAGGAAGATGAAGACAGGGTGCGGGAATTTATATGTAACGGTAAATGAAGATGAGGAAGGCAGACCATTTGAGATATTTACACAGATAGGCAAGGCAGGCGGCTGTGCAGCATCCCAGTGTGAGGCAATCGGAAGGATGGCGTCTTTGGCGCTAAGAAGCGGAATACAACCTGAGGAGGTTGCAAAACAGATGCATGGTATATCATGCCATGTGCCTCAAGGCTATGGCAATGGAAAGATACTTTCCTGCTCTGATGCAGTTGCAAAGGCTTTGGACTGGTATATTAACTACAAAATTCAAAGTTCAAAATTCAAAGTTCAAAGTGAAGAAATAGAAAAGAAATTCTTTAACTCTAAACTCCGAACTCATAACTCCGAACTTGGTTTTAGAGGCGCATGCCCTGACTGCGGCGCGCAGATGCAGTATGAGGAAGGCTGCGCTAAGTGTTCTTGCGGGTATTCGGACTGCGGGTGA
- a CDS encoding NADH-quinone oxidoreductase subunit A: MLLSYLSVIIMLGFVVFLAFAVLFVSSVVAPKNPYKNKLSPWECGMEPVGNADAGQFRVHFFVIAILFIVFDVETLYLFPWAVVLKQIGLFAFIEMFIFIFVLAVGLVYAWAKGALEWV, translated from the coding sequence ATGCTCCTTTCATACCTATCTGTAATCATTATGCTGGGCTTTGTGGTCTTTTTAGCCTTTGCAGTCCTTTTTGTAAGTTCTGTTGTAGCGCCCAAAAATCCTTACAAGAATAAACTATCGCCATGGGAATGCGGCATGGAGCCTGTTGGCAATGCTGATGCAGGACAATTCAGAGTGCATTTCTTTGTTATAGCCATACTATTCATAGTGTTTGATGTCGAGACATTATATTTATTCCCGTGGGCTGTTGTATTGAAACAAATCGGGCTTTTTGCATTTATTGAGATGTTCATATTCATATTTGTCCTTGCAGTAGGACTTGTGTATGCATGGGCAAAGGGGGCGCTGGAATGGGTATAG
- a CDS encoding NADH-quinone oxidoreductase subunit B, giving the protein MGIARNPLENVAQFTTLDAIVEFTGKTAATVTKATGMDKIVDGVVNWGRRSALWPMTFGLACCAIEMIAAGCSRYDTDRLGIIFRPSPRQSDVIVIAGTMTKKIAPAVKMLYDQMAEPRWVIALGGCASAGGPYNTYSVVQGTDLVIPVDVYIPGCPPRPDALLYGFLQLQEKIRREMPSVWAKYEKK; this is encoded by the coding sequence ATGGGTATAGCAAGAAACCCTCTTGAAAATGTTGCACAGTTCACCACCCTTGATGCAATCGTTGAGTTTACAGGCAAAACCGCTGCCACTGTAACAAAGGCTACAGGGATGGATAAGATTGTGGACGGTGTTGTCAATTGGGGCAGACGCTCTGCATTATGGCCCATGACCTTTGGTCTTGCATGCTGCGCTATAGAGATGATAGCAGCGGGCTGCTCAAGATATGATACGGACAGGCTAGGCATAATATTCAGACCATCGCCAAGGCAGTCTGATGTTATAGTTATTGCAGGCACAATGACAAAAAAGATAGCGCCTGCTGTTAAGATGCTGTATGACCAGATGGCGGAGCCTAGGTGGGTGATTGCCCTTGGAGGCTGTGCATCAGCAGGCGGTCCTTACAACACTTATTCTGTTGTTCAGGGGACAGATTTAGTTATACCCGTTGATGTGTATATTCCCGGCTGTCCGCCAAGACCCGATGCCCTTTTATACGGCTTTTTGCAGCTGCAGGAAAAAATAAGAAGAGAAATGCCGTCTGTATGGGCAAAGTATGAGAAAAAATAA
- a CDS encoding NADH-quinone oxidoreductase subunit C: MTIVPDSILVKTLKDKFSDSIVDTIIFRNELTHIIKKDSLLQICKFLKDDPEMQFNFLVDIVGIDYHPQKPRFEVVYHLYSIPKKYRIRLKIKVDENETVPSAISVWKSADWAEREVYDMFGIIFENHPNLKRIYLSDDWDGFPLRKDYPLRGYKDKYNPFGEEKK, translated from the coding sequence ATGACAATCGTCCCTGATTCAATTCTGGTAAAAACCCTAAAAGACAAATTCTCTGACTCCATTGTTGATACGATTATATTCAGAAACGAGCTCACCCATATCATTAAAAAGGACAGCCTTTTGCAAATCTGCAAGTTTCTAAAAGATGACCCGGAGATGCAGTTCAATTTCCTAGTTGATATAGTTGGTATTGACTATCACCCGCAAAAACCAAGATTTGAGGTTGTATATCACCTCTATTCAATCCCCAAAAAATACAGAATAAGATTAAAGATAAAGGTTGATGAAAATGAAACTGTCCCTTCCGCAATATCTGTCTGGAAGTCTGCAGACTGGGCGGAAAGGGAGGTCTATGATATGTTCGGGATTATATTTGAAAACCACCCAAATTTGAAAAGAATCTATCTGTCTGATGACTGGGATGGCTTTCCTTTAAGAAAGGATTATCCACTGCGGGGCTATAAGGACAAATATAATCCGTTTGGGGAAGAAAAGAAATAA
- the nuoD gene encoding NADH dehydrogenase (quinone) subunit D, translating into MEDITTTKEITLSMGPQHPSAHGVLHLILDMQGERIMKASPDIGYLHRGTEKIAENLLYFQFVPYTDRLDYMAGMSNNLAYVQSVEKLLELEAPERAKYIRVVAAELSRIAGHLLSIGAWGLDLGAMTVLLYAFREREMVLDLFEMLCGARMTFNYLRIGGVRRDVTPEFKDKCLEFVQLFPDRIDDYEQLLTDNRIWLKRNKGVGVISAEDAISLGLSGPNLRGSGIKWDIRKNEPYLVYDRFNFEIPTGENGDCFDRYMVRINEMRQSARIIEQALTQMPDGNYSADAPDFVPPKRQDIETNMESLIHHFKLISQGFKTPKGEVYSSIESPKGELGVYIVSDGSEKPFRLKLRAPSFVNLQSVDTMCRNQYFADVIAIVSSLDPVFGEVDK; encoded by the coding sequence ATGGAAGATATAACTACCACTAAAGAAATCACATTGAGCATGGGGCCCCAGCACCCATCTGCCCACGGAGTTCTTCATCTTATCCTTGACATGCAGGGTGAGAGGATTATGAAGGCATCCCCTGATATTGGTTATCTTCACAGAGGCACAGAAAAGATTGCTGAAAATCTCTTGTATTTCCAATTTGTCCCTTATACAGACAGGCTTGACTACATGGCAGGCATGTCAAACAACCTTGCCTATGTTCAGTCTGTAGAGAAACTTCTTGAACTTGAAGCGCCTGAAAGGGCAAAGTATATAAGGGTAGTTGCAGCAGAACTTTCAAGGATTGCAGGGCATCTCCTTTCTATAGGCGCATGGGGGTTGGATTTAGGCGCGATGACAGTCCTTCTGTACGCATTCAGGGAAAGGGAGATGGTTCTTGATTTATTTGAGATGCTCTGCGGCGCCAGAATGACATTCAATTATTTAAGGATTGGCGGTGTTAGAAGGGATGTTACCCCGGAGTTTAAAGATAAGTGCCTTGAGTTTGTCCAACTCTTCCCTGACAGGATAGATGACTATGAGCAATTATTAACAGACAATAGAATCTGGCTGAAAAGGAATAAAGGTGTAGGCGTTATATCAGCAGAGGATGCAATAAGTCTGGGTTTGAGCGGTCCTAATTTAAGGGGGAGCGGGATTAAATGGGACATCAGAAAAAACGAGCCATACCTTGTTTATGACAGATTTAATTTTGAAATTCCAACAGGTGAAAACGGCGACTGTTTTGACAGATATATGGTAAGAATAAATGAAATGAGGCAGTCCGCAAGGATTATCGAGCAGGCATTGACACAGATGCCCGATGGCAACTATTCAGCTGATGCGCCTGATTTTGTCCCTCCAAAGAGACAGGATATAGAGACAAACATGGAATCCCTTATCCATCATTTTAAACTTATATCACAAGGTTTCAAGACCCCCAAAGGCGAGGTGTATTCAAGCATTGAATCGCCCAAAGGAGAACTTGGCGTTTATATTGTAAGCGATGGTTCTGAAAAACCTTTCAGATTAAAACTAAGAGCGCCGTCTTTTGTGAATCTGCAGTCTGTTGACACTATGTGCAGAAACCAATATTTTGCAGATGTTATTGCAATTGTCTCAAGTTTAGACCCTGTTTTTGGAGAGGTGGATAAGTAA
- the nuoF gene encoding NADH-quinone oxidoreductase subunit NuoF produces MFEPILLKNINTPQSHTIDVYLKNGGYQAVTAALKMQPEQIIQIIKDSGLRGRGGAGFSTGLKWSFIPKDPTIPKYLCCNADEGEPGTFKDRVIIEKDPHQLIEGMIIACYAIGAAKAYIYIRGEFAFGANRLQTAIDEAYGKGYLGKNILGSNFNIDIYVHKGAGAYICGEETALLESIEGRRGQPRIKPPFPALVGLFGKPTVINNVETLSCISHIVNRGPKWFASIGPEKSPGTKLFGVSGHVNKPGMYELPMGTTAREIIYNYAGGIRDNKKLKAFIPGGVSAPMLTSKDLDTSMDFDSLAAKGTMLGSGGIIVMDESSCIVKVAMRTMGFFRHESCGKCTPCREGTDWTYKLLQRIEHGQGKEGDVELLEKLCGNIFGRTFCPLGDGAVMALRGALKNFRDEFVEHVKHKKCMAIGDGL; encoded by the coding sequence ATGTTTGAACCTATTCTTCTAAAAAACATAAACACCCCGCAGTCCCATACAATAGATGTGTATCTAAAGAACGGGGGCTATCAGGCGGTTACTGCTGCTTTAAAGATGCAGCCTGAACAGATCATCCAAATTATAAAGGATTCAGGGCTTAGGGGCCGCGGGGGCGCAGGTTTTTCCACAGGTCTAAAATGGAGTTTTATCCCGAAAGACCCAACCATCCCAAAATACCTTTGCTGTAATGCTGATGAAGGCGAACCCGGAACATTTAAGGACAGGGTAATAATTGAGAAGGACCCTCATCAGTTAATTGAGGGTATGATAATAGCCTGTTATGCAATAGGCGCTGCAAAGGCATATATCTATATCAGGGGTGAGTTTGCATTTGGTGCAAACAGGCTGCAGACTGCTATTGATGAGGCATACGGGAAGGGGTATCTTGGTAAAAATATACTTGGTTCAAATTTCAACATAGACATCTATGTTCACAAGGGCGCGGGCGCATATATATGCGGAGAGGAAACAGCGCTTTTGGAATCAATAGAGGGGAGAAGGGGACAGCCAAGGATAAAACCGCCTTTCCCTGCCCTTGTCGGACTTTTCGGCAAGCCTACAGTTATAAACAATGTGGAGACCTTATCGTGCATCTCTCATATTGTAAACAGGGGACCGAAATGGTTTGCATCTATTGGACCAGAAAAGAGCCCTGGAACAAAACTATTTGGCGTAAGCGGACATGTTAATAAACCGGGCATGTATGAACTTCCAATGGGCACAACAGCAAGGGAGATTATATACAATTATGCAGGAGGGATAAGGGACAACAAAAAACTCAAGGCATTTATACCCGGCGGTGTTTCAGCGCCAATGTTGACTTCAAAGGATTTAGATACATCAATGGATTTTGACAGCCTTGCTGCAAAAGGGACAATGCTGGGTTCAGGAGGCATAATTGTTATGGATGAGTCGTCCTGCATTGTAAAGGTGGCAATGAGGACAATGGGATTTTTCAGGCATGAATCGTGCGGAAAATGCACGCCCTGCAGAGAGGGGACTGACTGGACATATAAACTGCTTCAGAGGATTGAGCATGGGCAAGGCAAAGAAGGGGATGTGGAACTTTTAGAGAAACTCTGCGGGAATATCTTTGGCAGGACATTCTGTCCCCTCGGAGACGGCGCGGTTATGGCTTTAAGAGGCGCATTAAAGAATTTCAGAGATGAGTTTGTGGAGCATGTTAAACACAAAAAATGTATGGCAATAGGCGATGGGCTATAG
- a CDS encoding type II toxin-antitoxin system RelE/ParE family toxin: MAKIKWSKDSIDDIKEICGFIAEDSLCYAVIFKDRIFEMVEHLELFPEMGRKVLEADDPNVRELIYKNYRIVYQIKEGYLEIITVIHGSRLLKLKSSEN, encoded by the coding sequence ATGGCTAAAATAAAATGGTCAAAAGATTCAATTGATGACATAAAAGAAATATGTGGATTTATTGCGGAAGACTCGTTGTGCTACGCCGTTATCTTTAAAGACAGAATTTTTGAGATGGTCGAACACCTGGAATTGTTTCCTGAAATGGGGCGAAAGGTTCTGGAAGCCGATGACCCTAATGTAAGGGAGTTAATATATAAAAATTACAGAATCGTATATCAGATTAAAGAGGGGTATTTGGAAATTATCACAGTGATTCATGGCAGCAGATTGCTAAAATTAAAATCTTCGGAGAACTGA